The following proteins are co-located in the Lepisosteus oculatus isolate fLepOcu1 chromosome 9, fLepOcu1.hap2, whole genome shotgun sequence genome:
- the crlf3 gene encoding cytokine receptor-like factor 3, giving the protein MSIEVEALLQEAKESIEAAQNYRSELQLRLQGLVQARKQIRGSATQTREVLRQHFQELQGSVSRLLSERLAELLREVDAIEQESVRPLDDCQKLIENGVSTADELLREGEAALRCGIGEKDDKLGSFTKKALQIQLDSLPEVPSLVEVPCLSAQLDDSLLPGVKERIFSHGSVASHPPVQIDELVERPGGILVRWCRVDDDFVAQDYRLQYRRGAAGQYEEAYIGKETEFIVLHIDPHTDYLFRVCARGDGRREWSPWSIPQTACTTLAPHEWRVGSEGYSLSSRRNIALRNDMPPARAGVLYSSSPTYFCGQTLTFRIVSTGQPDRRDSVGVCVDCTDGEDSLQRDKAVCISTSGAVFVNGKEMTNQLPAVTVGSAVTFDMEVVSLFPVNNDISDGGNFKLRVTIGSGNREVVFDWVLDQGVDCLFFGCSFTYPGWKVLVF; this is encoded by the exons ATGTCGATCGAGGTGGAGGCGCTGCTGCAGGAGGCGAAGGAGAGCATCGAGGCGGCGCAGAACTACAGGAGCGAGCTGCAGCTGCGCCTGCAGGGGCTCGTCCAGGCGCGCAAACAG ATCCGGGGCAGCGCCACGCAGACCCGGGAGGTGCTGAGGCAGCACTTCCAGGAGCTGCAGGGGTCAGTGAGCCGGCTGCTGAGCGAGCGGCTGGCCGAGCTGCTGCGCGAGGTGGACGCCATCGAGCAGGAGAGTGTGCGGCCGCTGGACGACTGCCAGAAGCTGATCGAGAACGGCGTGAGCACCGCCGACGAGCTGctgagggagg GTGAGGCCGCTCTGCGCTGTGGGATTGGAGAGAAGGATGACAAGCTGGGCAGCTTCACGAAGAAGGCTCTGCAGATCCAGCTGGACAG CTTGCCCGAGGTGCCCTCGCTTGTGGAGGTGCCCTGCTTGTCGGCCCAGCTGGACGACTCCCTGCTCCCGGGCGTGAAGGAGAGGATCTTCAGCCACGGCAGCGTGGCCTCGCACCCCCCCGTCCAGATCGACGAGCTGGTGGAGCGGCCGGGGGGCATCCTGGTGCGCTGGTGCAGG GTAGACGACGACTTTGTGGCCCAGGACTACCGTCTGCAGTACCGGAGGGGCGCGGCCGGCCAGTACGAGGAGGCCTACATCGGGAAGGAGACGGAGTTCATCGTGCTGCACATCGACCCGCACACCGACTACCTGTTCCGCGTGTGCGCCAGGGGAGACGGGAGGCGCGAGTGGAGCCCCTGGAGCATCCCGCAGACCGCCTGCACCACCCTGGCGCCTCATG AGTGGCGCGTGGGCAGCGAGGGGTACAGCCTGAGCAGCCGGAGGAACATCGCCCTGAGGAACGACATGCCGCCCGCCCGAGCCGGCGTTCTGTACTCCAGCTCCCCGACCTACTTCTGCGGACAGACCCTCACCTTCAG GATTGTGAGCACCGGGCAGCCAGACCGGCGTGACAGCGTGGGCGTGTGTGTGGACTGCACGGACGGAGAGGactcgctgcagagagacaaggcagtctGCATTTCCACCAGCG GTGCTGTGTTTGTGAACGGCAAGGAGATGACCAACCAGCTGCCCGCGGTCACCGTTGGGTCTGCCGTGACCTTTGACATGGAGGTTGTTAGCCTGTTTCCTGTGAACAACGACATCAGCGACGGGGGGAACTTCAAACTGAGAGTTACGATTGGCTCGGGCAACAGGGAGGTAGTGTTTGACTGGGTCCTGGATCAGGGAGTGGACTGCCTGTTTTTCGGATGTTCGTTTACCTACCCGGGATGGAAGGTGTTGGTGTTCTGA